The Gemmatimonadota bacterium genome contains the following window.
CGATGGAAGGCTTTGAGCACGTCCTGATCCAGTTCGTCCGCAACGTGGTTGGCTGCCATTGCGATGTCCGCGATCCAGAGGGACGATTCCCAGTCGTCGCCCCACTGACCGTTCCATTCGAGCGGTTCCGTTCTTCGCGATCCGCTCAGGTGATGCGCGCAGATCCAGCGGAGGCACCGGTTCAACCGGTCAAGCAGGACGGGTTTTTCGATTCCGGCGACCGATGGATCGAAGAACGCGCTTTGATGGAGTGCCGCATAGCCTCGAAGCTCATCGCCCAGGGATCGGATGATCATTTCGTTGATCGGTCCACCCGGGGGTTGAAATTCGTTCACATCGAGGGAGCCGAAGTAGCCGTGTGCCTCGTCCTCATCGACCCAGTACTGCTCGATGTAGGGCACGTGCCGACACATCAGGTGAACGAGGTCGGCCTCGGACGGAAAAGTCGGTGCGCTCGTGTCGAGTGGGGGGTAGTCGATCATGCGGACGCTCCTGGCTCTACGGTTTCGTGTGGTTCGTCGCAGCGGAAAACGACGAGTTTGCCGCTGTCGATGCGGTTTTTCACATCCCGCACGAATTCACGGGCGAGGTTGGTATCGTAGAGTACCAGAGCGCCCGGTGACTGTGTGTGGGTTTGGAGGCGTTCCGATTTTTCACGCCAGGTCGATTGAAGTGTATCGGATGCATCTCCTTCTGCGATAAGTATGACGTATGCCACGTGGTTACTCCTTGTTGTAGAGAATCCCCACTGGACAACCTATCCAGTGGGGATCTGTATTTTGTATCAGTACAAGATAATTCCGTTTGGCAATCAGACAAATGAATTTTCTGATCGGAGAGATCTTCAGTTTTTTAAAATCCATCCGTCGAACGGCTCAAACTGTACCGGGCATTTGTGACCAGAGAGACAACATCCTCCAGAATCATATACAGACAGGGCACCAACAAAAGAATTATAGACGTCGCGAAAACAATACCAAATCCGAGAGAGATTGCCATAGGAATGAGATAATAAGCCTGGCGGGATGTCTCCAAAATAATTGGTGTCAAACCACCGAACGTTGTCAACGTCGTTAAAATAATTGGCTTGAAGCGCCGAAGCCCAGCAGTGTGAATCGCCTCAAAAGCCGAACTATGGGCACGCCTTTTATTTGCATAATCGATCATAATCAGTGAGTCATTGACCACAACACCCGACAGGGCGATCACCCCCATCAAACTGATAAGCGACAAATCATAACCGAGCAAAATATGACCGATCACAGCGCCCACAATCCCAAAAGGAATCGCCACCATCACAATCAGGGGTTGGACATAGCTGCCAAATGCAATGGCGAGTAACATATACACAATGGCCATCGCCATGGCAAACCCGCCCCATAGCGCCTGCGTTGACTCGCGCATCTCTGCCTGCGTCCCCTGAAACGTCCAGGTTAATCCCGGATACTCAGCGCGAATTTGTGGCAACACATCAGTTTTAATCGCTTCCATAACGCGCGTCATCGCTCGCTTGGGCTCCACGTCCATACTCACCGTCACCACGCGCCGACCATCGCGTCGATTAATACTTGTAAAGGCTTCGCCGCGTTCGATGTTTACCACATCCATCAAAGGCACTTCTGTGCCATCGGGTGTACGCACAACAAATTCTTCGAGATGGCGAATATCCTTTCGCTCTGCCATCGGTAATTTCACGCGCATTTCAATTTCATTTGTACCGCGCAACTGACGCATCGCCAGGGCGCCGTAAAACGCATCGCGCAACTGGCGCCCTACCTCAACCGGCGTCAATCCCAAATTTCGGCCTTCTGGACGCAACACAAAATCAAACTGTGCTTTACCTTTATTGTAATTATCACTTACATCGTGTGCCTCTTCAAACCCTTCGGCGCGTTCTAAAAATGCCCGGCTGGCTTTGGCCAACACGTCAATATCCGAATGGCTCAAATCGACGCTGATATCCTGTTGCCAACCGCCCGGCCCACTCTCGGCCTCAAACGTAATCTGACTGACACCATCAATATCCCCGATGTTATCGCGCCATAGTGAGATGATCTCTCCTGTTGTCATATCGTGTTCATCGGGCGGTTTCATCACAATTTCTACATCGATAAAACTCCCCCCGCGCACATTGGTTTTAATCCCTTCGGCCACGCGATAAAGGTTGTGCGCTTCAAACATGCGATGGGTTGATTCGGTCACCTCATGTGCAACCCGCGCTGCTTGATCCTGCGTGGTCCCCACAGGCAACCGGATACCCGCCTCAATCTCATCGGCAGAGACTTCGGGCATCATAATCATACCCATATGATCGCTGTATCCATAACCGCCCACCACCATCAGCAAAGCAATAGCAGATGCAATCGTAACGTACCGATGCCGAATGCAGACATCCAGGAACCTGCGGTAGTGTTGGTCGATGAACCGATTGAAATGGCTGGCAATAGATTGTTGCCAGCGATGCGCAGCGCCATTTACCGGCGAAACAGCGCGTTTTGAAAGGTGCCCGAGATGCGCGGGCAAAATAAACAGCGCCTCCAGTAGAGACACGGCCAGCACAGTGATCACAACTGCGGGCAATGGCCACCAGAATTTTCCCGTGGTGCCGGGCATAAACAAAAGCGGCACAAAAGCCACAATCGTAGTCAAAATGCTGAACGTAACCGGCCTGGCAATATCATGTGTACCCGCAATGGCGGCCTGCATCGGGCTCATACCTCGTTCCCGATATTCATGTACATTTTCACCTACAACAATCGCATCATCCACGACAATGCCGAGCACCACCAAAAATGCAAACATAGAAACCATATTGATGCTCACATCAATAGCAGGCAGAAACACCAGACTGCCTATGAAAGAAATGGCCATCCCCATCATCACCCAAAATGCAAGCCGAAACTCGAGAAACATCGCCAGAATAAGCAAAACAATCACAACAGCCAGCACCCCGTTTTCGAGCAGCAAAAACAACCGATCTTTGTAATCCTCTGCACTGTTGCTGTCGATCCGATACTTCACACCAGGCGGCAGGGTGGTCTCAAAATCTGCCATGATATTTTTAACAGCCTCGGCTATCTCAAGTGGCGATTGATTCCCAATCCGATAGATATCCACACCCACTGTGAGTTGCCGATTGAACCGTTCGTGAAATCCGCCTTCTTCAAAGCCATCCGTGATATTTGCCAGGTCCGCCAGTGTAACCCCACCACCGCCTTCTGAAGGGATAATCACAATACGACCATATTCATCGGCCCACTGCTTGCGCTCTTTCATGCGCAACAAAATTTCACCCGTACCCGTCTCCACAGAACCCGCGGGAATGTCTTCACTCGACGAAACAATCACGCGTGCCACATCGCGCAGTGTAAGACCGTATTCACGCAACCTGTGTTGAGGAATTTCAATATGCGTCCTGTATTCTGGCACATTGCCAAGCTCGACCTGTGTTATGGTCGGATCGCTCAGCAATCGATCCCTTAGCTGTTCGGCCAGACTTCTCAGCGTGCCGATATCCACATCGCCATACAGCCCAATATCCATCACATTGCGCTGTTGTGCCCTCAGGCTGACTTCGGGTTGTTCTATATCATCGGGAAATGTCCGAATCCGATTGACTGCCTGATCGATATCCTGAAAGGCTTTCCCCCGGTTGGTGCCTGCCACCAGTTCGATGGTCACACTCCCACGCCCTTCACGAGCCTGCGACGTCATTTCCATGATTCCCTGCACACCGCGCACAGCTTCTTCTATCGGCTGTAAAATCCCCTGCTCCACCTCCGCAGGTGCCGCACCCGGATAGCCCACACTGACCGAGACGATATCCAGTTCATACTGTGGATAGACCTCCTTCTGGATATGAAAAGCTGTCCAGATCCCACCCATAACGAGGATGACCATAAACAGATTGGCGGCAATAGCATTGCGCGCCATCCAGGCAATCGGACCTCGCGCTTCTTCAAATGTATCCTGTGTTTCATTCATCACCGGGTGTCTCCCAGGGGTTTAGGATCTTCCTTTCCAACGCTTTTCACACGCAATTCTGCACCATCAGCGACTCGAGACAAATTGGTCGTAACCACCCGATCCTTATCTTGCAACCCATCCGATATATAAGCATAGTCGGCATCTTGAAAAACGATCTCGACAGACCGAATCTGCAACAGACCGTCTTTCATCACCCAGACCGTATTGCCAGCCCGGATATAATCGCGTGCCAGACGCACCACATTGGGAATTTCGTTGGCCTCAATATGCGTCTCGACAAATGCGCCAATCATTAAGGGAGATAGATGATTAGATCCAGCCCGATGAGCAAGCGGATCAGAAACGGAAACCAGTATCTGCGCCATACGCGTCTTTTCTGCCAAAGCACCGATGAGTCTGTGAAGAGAGCCTGTGCGATAAGCCCCTTTTTTTGGGGTCACATGATCGCGAATCTGCACCAACGATCCCTTTTCTGCCTCGCTGTTGGGAAAAGAAAGCCACGGAATTTTGGAAAGCGGAACGGTCGTCACCACCCAGTATGTATCCAGACCAACCAGACGCCCGAGATTATCGCGTGGAGAAATTAGAGAACCCACATTGGCATTGCGACTTAAAATGTGCGCGTCAAAAGGCGCTTTAATGGTTGTTCTCTGCAATTCCAGTTCAGCCTGATTCACGGCCGCCTGCGCCGCTTCTACCCGTGCCCGAGCTGCATTGAGCTGAGGTTGGCGCAGTACGAGCGCCTCGAGCTCACCCGACAGCGTCTCATTCAGAATCTGATAATCTTTCTGCGCCACATTCTGACGTCCCATCTCAATATTCAAATCAGCAGTGGCACGACGCAGATCGCTCTTTTTTTGCAAAAGTGCATTCTGATAATCTGCCGGATCAATCTGCAACAGTACCTGACCCTTTTTGACAAACCCACCCGGCGTAAAAGTCGATGACAGCGAAAGTACCCGTCCACCGACTTGTGGACTCAAGATGATATCCTGTTCTGCTTCAACCGTCCCCGTCGCTACAATCACGGGGCGATACGTACCGCGTTGTACTTCAAATACATCGACGAGCATCGCGGTTTTCTTAGTCGCCGCAACGCGGGTCGCCGTAGGCTCCGTCATAAAAATCAACGCAGTAATACCTGCACCCACAACCAGAATACAAAAACAAATAATCAGCCCTTTTTTGCTATCCACGTTATGCCTATCTTTTTATAATGATTTATTACGAGCAACTTCAAAACCACCTGCGAGCGCCCGATAAAGCGCAATGCGGAATTCCAGCAAATCGAGTTTCGCAGAGATCAACGCTCGCCGGAGCCTTTGTTCGTTTGTCAGCGCGGTAAGCACGTCGAGATAGTCGCTGATGCCATTTAAATACTCCAGCCTTAATTGATCATACGTCTGTCTCACCAGAGCGACCTGCGCTTCGAGACTCGCGATGCGTTCAACCTGTTTTTGTTCTTGAACCAATGCATTTTCCACTTCGGCAAATGCCGTCAAAACCGTCTGCCCATAAGCCGAAAGTTGCGCGCTTTTGTTGGCCTTATTGCGCCTGATTTCTGCCCCCCGTTCACCACCATCGATAACGGGTAGCAAAAGATTGCCTATCAGATTGCCCACCCAATCTTTAAACAGACCCCCGCGATCATCACCCGATGCCAATGCTGTCAGGCTCAAACGCGGATATCGATTGCTGATAGCGACCGCCACATCGCGATCCGCCGCCAGCAGCAGGTTATAAGCCCTTTTGACATCTGGACGTCGCTGAATCAACTCAACGGGCAAACCCGTATCCGGCAGAGGTGGCAGATCTGGCAAAGCGCGATGCGTATAGGCAATTCCATCCTGAGGGGCATAGCCCGACAAAACAGCGAGTTGGTGTTCTAACACCTCGATTCTGGATTCTGTCGCGATTTTTTGTTCGCGTGTGGATTCGATCAATTGCCTTTGTCGCAAAATATCCACGCTGCGAATCTGCCCACTGCCAAAACGCGCGCGAATCAGACTCAGCACTTGCTGATTGGTCTCAATCTGATGCTCAAAGAGTTCGTGCTGATTTTGTGCTTCTATCAACTGAAAATAAGTACGCGCGACCTCTGCAGAAAGCGACAATGCCGCAGTCTGATAATCCGCCTCAGTCGCCCGCATTCGATAACGCGCGGCATCCACACCCGAACGAATTCGCCCCCACAGATCTATTTCGTATTCGGACGTGATGCCCAAACGGATCTGCGCATTATTTTCAGAATCTGGACGTTGAACCTCACCGCGCCCGGATACTTCCAGCGTTGGAAACCGACCAGCCCCTTCGCGATCCACAACAGCCTGTGCACTTCGCAACCGATGCCACGCCGTCTCCAAACTGAAATTGGACTGCAATGCGTGATCGACCAGGCTGTCCATACGCGCATCTCCAAAAGCGGTCCACCACCGTTCAGAAAGCGCCTGTGAGGCATGGCTGGAAAAAGCTGTGGGAGGTTCAAAAGGAAGGGTGAGATTTGCAGACCTGGGCGAACACCCAAAAATAAACGCGAGCCAGATCAAAAGAAACAGGCGAGTATATAGCATGTGTAAGATAATTTCCAAATGACTAAAAACATCCGTTTCAATACAAAATGACAGCCTGTAATGTAAACTGCCACAATATAATAACCAAATAGAATTATGGGATCAAGTAATCACTTACTTATCTGCTCTGCTGATAGAGAAGCGTCAGGTGAGGTAGTGCGAGGGTGTTCTGAATTCGTGGGATTTCTCGTATTCGCTCGAGGGCTTCGCATTCCGAACTGTCTCGGGTACGTCACCGTCCCACCAACTGGGCGGATTGGGAAAGGAAAAGACGTCGTGCCAGACAAGGAGTAGCGTTCGGCGTTTAGCTGTCTGGTTGGGCCACGCGCCGTGGAGGATGCGCGCGTCTGCGATGATCAGGTCTCCTGCGTTTAAGGGGACGTCTATCGCATCGGGGTAGTCTGCGAACGCGGGATGAGACAGGTCGTCGATCGCCTGAATCTCGGATCCGTGAGCTTTGGGCAGGATGTCGTGCAGTTCGTGGCGTTTCCGATGGCTGCCGGGGATTATGCGCAGGCATCCATTCTCGCGCGTGGTGTTCGTCAGGTAGTAGGACAAGAAGATGCGTATCGGCCAGGGTGTCGCGGCCTCGGGGCTCTGCCACTTCATGAAGTCCTGATGCCAGTAGAGGGGTGGACCGTATCCGGGCTTAGATAGGATGATCACGGTGTCGTCCGATACGAGATTCTCGAGCCCAATTTGTCGGCAGGCTTCGAGTTGCGCAGGCTGATCGATGATCTCTTCGGCAATCGGATCGGGAAACCGATTCTCGGCTGTCGGTCTTCCCGCTTGCCATCGGCGTTCCGTGCTGACGAAGATATCGCTGCCCTGGTACCGGATCTTGTGTGGAACTGTCACGCGTTCGAAGATGCGGTCGGACCATGTCCGGAGCCTGTCCAGCAGGTCCTTATCCATCACACCAGGTACGATGGTGTAACCCAACTCGACCAACTCTCGCCGCTTTGCCAGCGCCTGCTCTCTCGTCATGTCTCAGTCCTTTCGGTTATCAGGTATTATACCTAATTATGCGAACTTTTGTTCAAAAAACACGTCGGTTGCACGATGGATCAAAAACATGGCAGCAGGCTCGTCAAAAGTCAGTTGGTAGTCAACGCCATCGAGCTTATCTTCCGTGCAAAATGAGCCGTCTTCAGCCATTGAGGAGGTCAACTATGGTAGCGGATACAGAACTCCGCAAACAGCACCAGCGTGGTGCGATCCTTCGAGATCGTATGCGGAAGGCATTTGACATGGCTTACGACACGGATGCTGCGCTGATCGTCCGCTGGAATCCGTTCTTTCCCCGTTTCAACGGCCACACCATCGCCCAGCAATCCCTGGACTACGCCATCCTCCTGCTTCTGTCCGACGACCGCACCTACGGTACGGACGATGCCGGTGAGGCCAACCGAATCATTCGCCGAATCCTGGATCACCAGGACCTGCGACCGAAGTCCGAGACCTTTGGCAATTTCTTCTGGATGACCCACTGGGACCGGGTCAAAGACAAGAACGCCATCTCCTTCCTCACGATCGGTCTGGTCTTCACGTACATCAACTTCCAGGACAAGCTGGAGGATGACACGAAGGCTGCGCTCGAGCGCGCCTTTCCAAACGCGTTGCTCGGCATCCGTGACCACAAAGTCCGATGGCAGTACACCAACATCTACTTTCTCAACCTCGGCGGCCTGGCCGGTCTTGCCCGCGTGCTGGACGATCCATCGATCCACGCCGAAGCGGTGGCCGACTTCAACACCTGGGTCGAAGGCACTTCGGAGGACGGGTTCCACGAATTCAACAGCCCGACGTACACACCCGTCACGCTCTCGGGTATGGAAGCGGCGTGGGCTTACACGTCAGATGGCGAGTTCAAAGACAGGCTGCGGCACACCATGGATTTGATAACCTATCAGATGGCGCTCAACCTGATGCCCGGTGGTTTTCAGGCGGGTGCTGCCGCAAGGGCTTACCAGGGAGATGTGCTGAACGGTTCAATCGGGGCTGCTTCGTATGCCCACGTTAAATTTGGTACCCCTGCTCCGGCCGAGCCTGCGGTCCTGATGCCGAGCCTGTTCGACTACGTACCGCCGGAACCCGTTCGGTTCCTGGCGAACGAGATGGCGGACGGAGCCGAGATACTCGATCGGGGAATCTCGTTGGGTAGCCGACGAACCCATGTCATTACGCAGGCTTACGGGCTGGCATCTCAGAGTTTACAATCTGTGGGCGGGCACTCGCCTCCATCGTATATCCTGCTGGTCCGGAACAGCAAGGCTCCGCGCCCCAGTGTCCCGTTCCTTCCGGACGAATCCTTTATGCATCAGCCGTGCGCCACATTCCTGTCGCGTCAGAACGACAGTCAGGTGGTCGGCAGACTGTACTACGATCTGCAGGAGGAGCAACGAAGCAAATTTCTGGACGATCCTACGTTCATTTGTGAACCTCGCGTCCTGTTCGGACTGAGGGACCAGGTCGAGTCCGTTCGCATCGGCAATGTGGATTGGGGCGGAAAACCCGTGAGCCTTTTGCCAGGGCAATCCGTGGCTGTTTCCTATGGAGATATCTACCTGGGTGTTGTCGTCCTGCTGCTGGACTGCGACGGTCAAGCGATTCGTAGCCGCACGACGCTGGCCTATGGCGAAGACGGTGAACTGCGCCTGCGAGTCAGGCTCCACGGGGGAGAGGACGTGCAGCAGGAAGATAACCCACTCGTCGCTCTGCTCTACGTCGAAGTTCAGGTTCCCGAGGAGAGGCATCCGTTCGAGACATTTGCCGACCAGTTGTCGGGCTGGCAGCTTTCCGATCAGAGCGACGGAGAGACGGTCTCCTTCTTGGCCGAGCACGAAGATGGCGCAACTATCGCCTATCCCTACACAGAGGCGGATCCAGATCCGATGGGCGATGCTCTGCACCTATCGCCCGGGCTCGTGCTCCAGCCGGGAGACTTTGTCAAGCTGGTGAACGGGGAGAAGCCTTTGCTCTTCGACGATCAGTAGGCAGCATACGGGTGATTTGATTAACTTATCCCCACAGCAAAACCGGCTTCTTCGAGAAGGTGTATGATTCGGCTGGCGGCTTTCATGTAGTTCTCCCGGCCGGAGACGTGGAATTTCTGAGAATGAAGCAAGTGTGGCTCTACGGTGATACAGCCTGAGTAGTTCATTTGGCAAAGGCGTTTGAAGATTTCGGGATATCCGCATTTGCCGTCGCCAGCAATCCACTAATGCGCTGTTTGAGCTTTTTAGTCGATAATCTTTGTTCCTACAGTCATTTTATTTATTGCATCCCAATTCCACTCTAAGCCCATCCCGGGTCCATCTGGTACATCTACATTACCATCTGCATCCACCGCTTCAAGCCCATCCTCATATCCTTCGAGAAAAATGTCAGAAGTCAGTTGCAAGCATTCTGTATCGGGATGGACCCAAACCATTTCATAATAATTCGAATTGCCTATGGCAGACATCACATGTCTTTGCGCTGGACCAACGCCGTGAATTTCAATATCTGCGCCTACCGTTTCAGCCGCTGACGCCAGTTTCTTCGTTCCCGTGATTCCATCTCCATTTACATTGCCCCTGATAAAATCTGTCGATCCGGACAACAGCATATTCATCTTTCCAGATATTCCCGTAACTTTTTCCCCTTGAAGAAGTGGTGTATCGAGAAACTCTTTTAGTCTCTGGTGTCCGTTCTCAGTCGTGCCGTCCCCAACAAAATAAGGATCCTCTATCCAATAAAAACCGGCTTCATCGCAGGCTCTTCCAACTTTTAAAGCATCCGCAAATGTTGAATAATAGTTAAATGCATCCAGCATTAAATCCATCTTTCCTCCGACTCTATCGGCCACAGCGTGTATCAAGTTTATATGGTCTTGAATGTTGGGTCTGGGATATGGATGGATCTTAAACCCTTTATAACCTATGTCTAAGCATTGTTCAGCAAAATCAGCGTACGATTCTGGCGTGGATAAGCCCCCTTTTAATCCTTCTTCTCCTCCGTTCATCGTACTGGCATAAGCGGGCAATTTTTTTCTATATCCTCCCAATAACTCAGATACGGAGAGGTCCGTCATTTTTCCAAGGATATCCCATAATATGATGTCAACAGATGCGTGCAACCCACTCAGATGAAACTTATTGAAATCTTGCCATATTTCTTCCCTTGCAAGCGGATTCCGTCCCAATAGGTCGTGAGCAATGCGAGAAATATCATGGCTAATCGGATAGGTTCCGACGACTCCACAATCAGTATAAATACTGGTCATGTGTTTACCCATTGAAAGATTCACGCCCGGGTTATAGGTCATCCACGAAGAATATGTGCCAGGTCCACAATCTTTGATTTGCCACTGAATCCTTTTTATTTCAATCTTCTTTATTTTAGGCGATTTCATTTCTATCTCCTGGTCTGAAACCACCGCAGGAAAGACGGTTAGCTTTAGCAGTTTTTTCAATCAACCTGCATAGGTAACGGTTAAACGTTGACAAATAACCTTATACTGAGTATGGACTTGACCCGTTTTGGTGAGTATCTTATGCTGATTTTCCGGGCGGGCAGATCGCGTCTATTTTTTTCAGAGTAGCTTGATCGAGCTCGCCGTCGGCAGCGGCAGCGTTCTGTTTTGCCTGCTCGGGTGTCTTCATTCCGGGAATGGGACAGGTGACGGCAGGATTGGCGAGGGTGAACTTGAGTGCGAAATCAACCATGTTCATGCCTTCGGGTACTAACTCGCGCAGTGCCGCAACCTTGTCGAGTTTGGCGAGGAAATCATCGCGTTGACTTCCCCCTGGATTCCAGTGATCTCGAACCATGTCTTCAAACCTTGTATCTGCGGTAAATTTATCCACCAAAAGACCCTGAGCTATTGGTCCTCGCAATAACACCCCGATATTGTTGTCCAGACAGTGGGGGAGGATGTCATTTTCCGGTTGCCGGTTAAGGAGCGAGTAGTTGATCTGACACGATGCACATGCGTCTTCTGAGTTTAACGCTTTGAGCGAATTTAGGTCGTTGGTAGATATCGCGTAGTGACGGATCTTTCCCTCTTTCTTTAACAACTCAAAGGCTTCGACAAAGATCTCGGGATGTTCCGGGGTTCCGATGTGACATTGATACAGATCGATATAATCTGTATCGAGACGGTAAAGGCTTGCGTGACAGCAATTGATGATGCTGTATATCGTCTTGTACCCGAGGGGGTCTCCCTGACGGCGTCCCCAGTTGCCAACCTTTGTCGCGATATAGACCTCAGATCGCTTGCTTTTCAGCGCTTTGCCTGTGTAGATTTCACTCTGACCACAACCGTAGCCATCCGCGGTATCAAACAAATTAACGCCTGCATCGAGAGCCGCGTTGATGGTGTCGAGGGCCTGCTTTTCTTCAACCGGACCCCACTGTCCGCCGATGCCCCAGCACCCCATGGAGACAGTGCTCACATTCCACCCAGTTTTTCCAAGCGTTCTATACTGCATGATATTCCTCCGTATCTGATTGAAATCAATTCTTGATCGTCAGCAGGAGTTGGCTCCTACTCATAATTGCGTCATGAAAGAGTTGGTAGTAGTGCCGGCAGCACCTCTAATGCGCCCCGATCACCACCAGGTCACGTGGTGGTAGCGGGAATTCCTGGAGCATGACGCGGTGCATCATTTCCTTTATCAGTTGCTGACGCGTCTGCTGGTACGCCGGATCATGCACGACGTTGACCAGTTCGTCTGGGTCCCTGGTGAGATCGAAGAGTTCTTCCCCGTCATCGCGCCCTGGCGTGACCGAGTAGCGGAACTCGCGGTTTCGCAGTGTCTCTTTCCAGGGGAACTTCATGATCCCCTCATGGAAGGGCGACTCGCACAGGCCGCCGAATGACTCGGAGAATGCCGCCAGCCGCCAGTCTGAAACCCGCTCTCCCTTGCACAGGGGCATCAGCGAACGGCCGGCACATAGCGGATGACCATCGCCGACTCCACGCCGCGACAGAGGCCTCGGATGATGTTCTATAAGCGTTTCGTGCATATCCAATATGGTCGGACAGATGTCCTCGTGCTGCACGATGAGGTCGCAAGAGCTGCCTTGCTTCAGGCCTGGTCCGGCTACAATCAGCGGGATGCGGATGACGGCGTCATAGTGTCTGGCGGATTTTCCGCCCAGATTGTGGTCCATGAGCATTTCGCCGTGGTCAGACACAAAGATGAAGTAGCTGTTCTCCATTCTGCCAACCTGTTCCAATCGCTCCAGGACTCGGCCGATCTGTTCGTCGAGGTGGATAAAATCGGCGAAGTAGAGCTTGCGGTAGTAGCGCCAGTTGGGGATCCTGTCAGGTCCATTCCAGTGGTCCGTGCCGTAACCGACAGGGTCGGGGATGAGATCCTCGTTGACCCTCTCCAGGAATCGCTCCGGCGGATGGAACGGGGGATGGGGTTGCACATAGCTGATGTGGGTGTATAGAGGTTGATCGGTGGGCGTTTCATCGATGAAATTCAGGGCCTGTTCCGTGATCCAGTTGGTCTGGGAAATCTCTTCAGGGAAGGGCAGGGGGTAGTAGCCTTCGGTGCGGGTTTTGTTCCCTCCGTCATCGCCTTTAGCCCATGCCATTTTCTTCTTTGCCCGGCGCATCCTTTCGGTCAGGTTGACCTTCCGCTCGCCATACGAATCGTAATAAGGCAACTGAGAATTCCAGTTCGCCGGGGTTGCCATGATCGCATCATAGTGTTCGGGATGCTCCTTTTCGATCCAGTCGTGCCACTCGCCGGTCCGGTTGTCTTCGGTGTTGTGGACAACGTCCCAGCCATATTCCCGGTAGTCCGGGTATGGGTAGTATTCCGAGTCAAAGGGATAGAAGTGGATCTTGCCGAACGCGCCGGTTCGCCATCCGGCCATCTGCAATGTCTTCATGAAAGTGGGGATGTCAGGATTGAGCCGGTAGCCATTGGAGAGCAGGCCGTGGCCCCGGCTGGTCAGGCCCGTGGCAATGCCCGCCCGGGCTGGACAGCAGACCGGGTTGTTGGAAAACGCATTGGTGAAGGTTACGCCCATGCTCTGGAGGTGTCTCAGGTTCGGCA
Protein-coding sequences here:
- a CDS encoding mandelate racemase, with product MKSPKIKKIEIKRIQWQIKDCGPGTYSSWMTYNPGVNLSMGKHMTSIYTDCGVVGTYPISHDISRIAHDLLGRNPLAREEIWQDFNKFHLSGLHASVDIILWDILGKMTDLSVSELLGGYRKKLPAYASTMNGGEEGLKGGLSTPESYADFAEQCLDIGYKGFKIHPYPRPNIQDHINLIHAVADRVGGKMDLMLDAFNYYSTFADALKVGRACDEAGFYWIEDPYFVGDGTTENGHQRLKEFLDTPLLQGEKVTGISGKMNMLLSGSTDFIRGNVNGDGITGTKKLASAAETVGADIEIHGVGPAQRHVMSAIGNSNYYEMVWVHPDTECLQLTSDIFLEGYEDGLEAVDADGNVDVPDGPGMGLEWNWDAINKMTVGTKIID
- a CDS encoding aldo/keto reductase, which gives rise to MQYRTLGKTGWNVSTVSMGCWGIGGQWGPVEEKQALDTINAALDAGVNLFDTADGYGCGQSEIYTGKALKSKRSEVYIATKVGNWGRRQGDPLGYKTIYSIINCCHASLYRLDTDYIDLYQCHIGTPEHPEIFVEAFELLKKEGKIRHYAISTNDLNSLKALNSEDACASCQINYSLLNRQPENDILPHCLDNNIGVLLRGPIAQGLLVDKFTADTRFEDMVRDHWNPGGSQRDDFLAKLDKVAALRELVPEGMNMVDFALKFTLANPAVTCPIPGMKTPEQAKQNAAAADGELDQATLKKIDAICPPGKSA
- a CDS encoding sulfatase-like hydrolase/transferase, encoding MNSKNKPNVIFLMVDQMGAKWLEAAMNGICDLPNLRHLQSMGVTFTNAFSNNPVCCPARAGIATGLTSRGHGLLSNGYRLNPDIPTFMKTLQMAGWRTGAFGKIHFYPFDSEYYPYPDYREYGWDVVHNTEDNRTGEWHDWIEKEHPEHYDAIMATPANWNSQLPYYDSYGERKVNLTERMRRAKKKMAWAKGDDGGNKTRTEGYYPLPFPEEISQTNWITEQALNFIDETPTDQPLYTHISYVQPHPPFHPPERFLERVNEDLIPDPVGYGTDHWNGPDRIPNWRYYRKLYFADFIHLDEQIGRVLERLEQVGRMENSYFIFVSDHGEMLMDHNLGGKSARHYDAVIRIPLIVAGPGLKQGSSCDLIVQHEDICPTILDMHETLIEHHPRPLSRRGVGDGHPLCAGRSLMPLCKGERVSDWRLAAFSESFGGLCESPFHEGIMKFPWKETLRNREFRYSVTPGRDDGEELFDLTRDPDELVNVVHDPAYQQTRQQLIKEMMHRVMLQEFPLPPRDLVVIGAH